ACCCTACATCAGGGCAAaaagatagtaggagaaaaacaATGCTTCCCATGATTCCTCCcacaataccatgccagccactgataatgggcCCCAGGTACAGTAATTTTCAAACAcagtttcaacttctttcaaatagtgaggCATGAAGATAGatttgcacttccagtaggtcgactgaagaatggaagtgaGCTTTCACTTTGCAAGTAGGCAGAATATCCTCTTGAATCTAAGTGTGCCACAGACATTAAGTCCCTCAGGAAGAAAGACAATACGTTCTTAGAGAGAGGATGAGACAGGTTCTTAACcaaacaccagaggttactggatggctCTCTGTTCAGGTAATACCTCAGGGCTTtaacaggacaaagaactctctcttcttcctcagagtcAAGGATGTCCATTAAGTTCTTAATGGTAAAAGTATGGGAccagggcttggatgggtcctcattcttggctaaaaaacCTTGGGTAAAGGAGTAAACTGCGTCTCCTAGGGAAAATCATATCCTTTTATTGATGGCTACGATCTCACTAACATGCTTAGCAGTAGCCAAAGCCACAAGGAAGAGAGTCTTACGACTAAGGTTCCTCAGGGAAGTGGAACGAAGGAGTTCAAAGGaaggacctgtcagccacttcaacactataTCCAGGTTCCAAGAGACCATATTGTCCTTCTTCTGCCTGGACGTATCATAGGGCTTAACAAGGTCATTAAGATCTGAATTAGACAAAAGATCCAAGCCTCTACGCTTAAAAACCGAGCTCAGCATAGCTacataccccttaatggtggaggatgaCAAATTCCTAGAGCTCCTCAGATAAAGGAGGAAGTCCACAAATTGTGTTGAAGATGTCTCTGCAGCATCTCTTGAACACCCTTTCACTTTGACAAGCTtgcagacagtctgaagcctgtcagaggaAGAGCGGATAACCCTTGGTGGtatctcctgaagtggggttgtctaaGTAAACATGGTTTTTAGGGAAGGAGTCTCGGGAAGTCCACCAACAACCGCAGAAAGTCTGGGAGCCACTCTTTCAGAGGCGAGAACAGGGCTATGAGGGTCATAATTACGTTGCAATGAGAACCAAATTTGTTCAACACCTCCCCTGACCATGCTGAAGGGCGGAGaagcatctgttgcccatgctagagggtccggggctggagaagaaaagagaggaaggcgatggttccttgaggtggcaaacaggtctaatgTCAGTCTGCCCCATAGTCTTGAAAGATTCAGACAGActaggggatccaaggtccacttggTGGGAAGGCCCTCTTTCCAACAGCTCAACTTGCCTGCCATAacatttagtttgccctgaataaaCTGAGTGACCAGCATCACTTGATTTTGATCCGCCCACAGAAGATCTCTTGCTGCCTGGCAgggagagaaggaatgagtgctgCCTTGCTTTCAGATGTATGTTAAGGCCATGGTACTGTCCACATGGACTACCATCGTCTTGCTGTAGACGATGCTTAAGAAAGACTGAAGTCCCAAGTGAAGTGCTTTCAGCTCTTGGACATTTATGTGAAGGTTTTGTTCTTCCAGGGACCACTTCCCTGAAACTTCCTGGTTCCCTAGAAGGGTTCCCCAGCCTAGATCCAATGAGTCTGAGAAGCCAGGAAAAGTCTTTCCTCTTCAGACAGCCACCATCGCCAAACCATGACTTTATCTCCCCAAGTTATAGGAACTACATGCAGTGTCCAGCTGTCTTCCTGTCCCAGTCGGCCATGAAGAAGAATTGAAGGACTCTCATATGCAGACTGCCCAGCTTGAAAAATGCCTTGATGGATGGGAGTCCCCAGCAGGCTCATCCAATGACAGGCAGAGAAAGACGAGAGGATAGAAAATTGTAgacagtctgaaggcagctgGCGATTCTCTTGGGAGACCGATAAGCCCGAAAAGTCCGAGAGTtgagtcatccccaaatagaggataTCTTGTGACAaggtcaactgggacttctggaAGTTGATGGGAATGCCCAGTTCCTGTGAAGAGAAGAATCTTGTGCAAGTCCTTCGTGCACTTCTCCCTTAAAGGGGATCAAAGAAGCCAGTTGTCCAGGTACAGAATGAACACTTGAGATGCCATAGAGAGGCTGAAGCAGAGCCTGAAACTGAAGACTTTGTCCTGGAAGACAaatcttagatacttcctggaatctGGATGGCTGGGGATGTTGaagtatgcgtcctgcatatcCACGGTTATCATCCAATTGCCCTGATaaatggatgacaggactgaaTGGTTCATCTTCATCTTGAAGTTCATATTCCAGACAAACTGAGGGAGCTTACATCAAGGACTGTTCTCCAACCCCCGATGTTTTGGGAACCACAAAAAAGACAGTTGTATAAGCCCTCTGAGTTGATGCCCTTGACCTCTTCTATGGCCCTCTTTAGAATGATGgaggagacctcctccaaaagggccgAATGTTTCACTGAGCCTCTTGAATAGGCTGGCAATATGACGGGAGAAGTGACTAAAGGGGGGCTCTTCAAGAACAGGATGGCATAGCCCTCTTTCAGAACCTTGATAATCCAAGGTTCTGCACCTCTGATCTTCCACTTCCCCCAAAACTCGAGAAGTCTGGCTCCCACTGGTGCACGAAGGACTTCCTCCTCATTTCTTAGGCACAGGCTTTGTTGAGAACTTTCTGGAGGATCTGGCTGAGAAGCGGGCATTGGAGTGAGACTTAGGCTATGACTTGGGCTTacttccacgaaagggctgctgGAGTGGAGAAGCCATCTTGGGAGCCAACACAGACGAATCCTTGGGGCGTTTAGAAGACTCAGACACAAAATCCCGAATAGACTTCTTTTGGAGGTCTGAAGCAATTCCCCCTCACagtgtcctgagggaagaggtgatCAAGATCAAATGGCGAAAACAAAAGAGCCGATTTCTAGGTCTGAGTGACTCTTAGTTGTAAAGGAACACCAAAgttttctcttctttaaaagtCCCAAGGAGAAAAGAGCAGCGAGCTCAAGAGGGCCATCTGCAATTGCCTTGTCTGCGCAGGACAGAACTCCCAGGCAGTCCGAGGCAATGTCTCCCACTAAGTCACTGAAGTCTTTGATCTTCTTGGCCAGTGCTCCAACTGTCCAGTCCAAGAAACTAAAGACCTCGAACACCTTGAAGAGATCCTTAACAAAGTGGTCTAGTTCCACCAACAAAAACATCATCTTCGCCGATGAGGACGCAGAACGACGGCAAGAGTCAACAAGgccggagaagtccccttgggaggaggcagcgactcctaAAGAAAGAGCTTCCCCAGTGACATAGGAAAGATATCTCCTACGAACTAAGTGCGAGGGAGAGACGGTGAAGGTTACTTTttcttgctccctcttagcagaaagccAATCCTCAATTTCTTTGAGAGCCTTCTTACAAGATGAAAAAAGCACCATCTTGGGGAGCTTAGCTCTGTCATCTGGATGACTCCTCATCAGAAAGGTTGATGCAGGCAAGACAGGGGCAACTGGGACAAAAAAGGAGGGAAAGGTCGCCAGCAGATACTGAAGCAGAGCTGCACAGGCTGAAGGAGGAGCAGGTTCTTCCTCAAACTCCTCTTCTGAGAAGACCGGAGACAGGGTCGTACAGTATCATGAGCAGGCTTTGAGACAGAAGGAACTTTCTTATGTAAGCTCATTATTTCAGCCAACTGCTGTTTAAGGGCTCATCTTGATCTACAGGAGCTGGAGACTGGAATTGAAGAGTTGGTGCTGGGCGCTCAGGAGCTGGCGCTGGGCAATCGGGAGCTGGTGCCAGGAGCTTGGGCGCTGGCGCCGGGCACTCGGGAGCTGGTGCCAGGGTCTTGGGAGCTGGCACCGGGTGTTTGGAGCTGGCACTGGATGCTCAGGAGCCTGGCACCGAGCGCTCTAGAGGAGCCAGGCATTTGGATGATTATGACAGGTGCCTGAGAGGGTTCGTTGGTGCTCAACAGCTGGGCACTCAGGATAGAAGGCTTCCAGACTGTCCCATGTGGAAAGCAGATGCTGGACTGAAGCAAGGACAGAGGGGTCCACAACGTAACTGCAGGAATGCTGTGGGTTGAGACTAGCCTTCTTGTACCGCTTAACACGAAGCAGAGAGTAGCGACCAACATCATCTGCACGTCTCTTCAGCGGACATGACAAATCAAGAAAGCGTTTACAGTGCTTCCTGTCAGGGCTGGAACTGTCAGAACTAGATGACAACTGGTGCACATCCAatgagatgcctttccagtgatTGTCTATCAATACCTGGGAACATGCAATAGACTCAACCAATGGGGCGACTACCCGTGAGTAAACCCCACCGGACTCCCTTGGACTTATGGTATGTCTTTTCCCAGGTTCAGGGGAACAGGACAAGGACCTTCATTTAGGGAACCGcaggacaagtagccacctcctccacttgcacaacactgaCACTTGTCACTTTTTCTGCGTACACTTTACTCATCAACACATGCAATGACGCCCCTAACTCTGCCACTGTTCTAACaacaaggttaattttcttgtcaaacctagctttgagactggcaatggtattaggatcggaagcaagggagccaggcacaggagtAGGTGGATTAATAGTAGGAGGGCTAGTAACAGGAGAAAAGGCAGGAataggggaagaaggaatagcaggacTTTCTAAATTAGGTTTAGGAGTGGTTTCTAGGCTAAGTGAAGCTCGTCTCTCAGCTCTAGAGAccactttcctcttccttttcctttctaacttgtctagGTGAGATCGAAGTactttccactttttctcatcccaatcattacattcagcacaagttttctccctactacACTCCTGGCCCCAACAActactgcaaattgtatgtgaATCATAGCAAGATTTAGTCAATCTGGTTTTACATCCTCCGCTGCATTAGCGAAAACTAGAGGAACTAGAATCAGACATAATTAGTAATACTGTACCACTATCCTGATCCTAACGATACTAATAACCTGAACAAGCTTAAAGGCTATGCAAAATACAACTGtgatacttcaccaaaatccagtaaagagaactgaaaaccatgaaaatagctgctgctAACAACCCGATGTTTACTAGAGAgtcggcagaaacaaactgaggttgtctgctaagtcgttcccaGTGTTCCccaagtgggcggggctagtcacctacacaaaacaattgaaGCACTAAGACGAATTTTCAAAAAAAGGCTGCCGagcgagttagaaactatagctatgtaattacttggtaagttacttatatgaaacatgcatttcattatcattacctaaaaaattcattcttttaggTTACAACCACATTGATAGGCTGCTTCCATGTAGAGTTATACCTGGAATCAGCAATATCTAACCTGAAAATGGCAACCTGTTTTCATATCATGACTGAGTACTGTATTAGAGAGTTATTTACATTCACTGGGCTACCAGGAGTAGGCCACATCTAATCTGGAAACAACACGTTCATATAATATAGTGATGCACTGTAAGCACTAACAATGACAAATCACAGAAAGCTTCAACTTCCTTAAGCACAATGTGTTCATTTAGTATTTGAGTTTCTTAAAAAGCTACATATCACATTCATGCACATTAACTGCATTCCTTTGGTTGAAAATTTCACAACAATCCTTAACAACTTAAAGACATAATCCTCTGAATTACACTTATATACAGTACCAAATACCCTCTGTCTGGTCTTTCTAGTAAAGTCTTCACAAGACTATCATCATTACCATAAGCTATTGACTATcaacaatatcattatcattatactgtactgtactatccTTAAACAAGCCaagaacagaaaaactaataCTGCACtcaaaactgagaataaaacatGCAGCTCTGTTTATCTTTATCATGAGCCAAGTCAATTACCTTTGCCCTGTAGTCCCTGACAATCACATTACAGGAttctaaactaaaaaaataataacattagaaTACTTTGccattattaaaaaagttaaatggCTTATGGTAACTCTTGCATTAAGATTACATACTTACATTTTACCATTTTACACAGCATGAAATGACACCTCTCTATCTTACTAAACAGAATATAGCCACAGAAACTACATCTACAGAATCAAATTCCACAAACCTTAAATTACATATGACAATGGGAAGGCAAAATTGCTCTCCTTCACAAGACTGGCccagagagataaaaatgaccCCAGGAACACTTGACAGTTATACAAACTAAGATCTAGTTATAATTATGCAAAGTGAATATGTACAACTACAGAACACAGGGTAAAGCACCAGTTTCCCTATTCAACTCACagtaaaaatctttataattacaGTACTAGATCTTTGGTATTAATTAACAACTTAGTGATAATCATTCTTCATCACACTCTCTTCTTACAATCCTGGCCAGAGATATTCTAATATCATAATTCATAAGTCAAAAGGTTTTCTTTGGTTCTGCTTTGTATCTAAGAGTGTCAATCTTCTTATTAAATACTGTTTATTATAAACTTCCAACACATTAAAAAGTAtcagtataataatattaaatatctacaccttcaaaattataaatacaatatgtactgtacttccattcagaATATACCATATAAACTCACAAAAGTTAGATCTTGTACTCAAAAAGTATGCACTTCTATTATGGACAAACAAAACTGGCCTCAAAAGCATATTATGTTTTCATTGAAAGCACTCCTACGATTAAATTGCGAATATGCAAACACCAGTAAATCTTATTTTAGTTCTGCTACTTGAACTTACTGAAAAAATCTATCAGTTTATTCAACCCAACAAGATAATTATTATCTTGTTCGCCAAATGCCTGAAACACATGAGCAAAGTCTATCATTTTCACCTTAACTTTCAACAGTTTAGGCTTTTGTTTTTGATCATCTTTCCCATTTATGAAAGATGTTGCCAACGAAGCTGGTGGAGATTCATCTGAAATGTCCTTGGCATCATACAGAATAAGAATGGAACCTCTTCGAATCGTATAGCTCCGTTGCTCCAGAATCCAGTTTTTAACACTCAGGAGGCCTTCAATCAGAGACTCGCATAACTGTTTGCTAAACGGGAAACTCTGTTGAATAAATACTTCCAAGgctgaaaagaaaacaacactTTTTAATGTATTCCATCTGTATGCAGCTCTGTTGCGACTATACTTCCCACAACCAGGTGATTCCAAGGTTTTGAGATATGAGggaaaaatataacaatgaaatgaGAAACCTATTAATCaatgttacaataaaataattcctAAAGAGTATAACATGTTAGATAATATGGTATCTTCAACTAAACCTGAAAAATATAACCATTATAACTTGACTAAAACACTGCCTGTTAATTCAAAACTGCTGTAGAACAATGTTTGAAGTTCCCAAAAATCACCAACCATTAAAGACCTCATTGGCTGTAAACTGCTTGCAAGAATCAGGACGAAGATCAAGAGTAAGCTGACTTTTTATTGGATGGAAGACACGTACACCAGTTAAACAAAAGCCATAGGAGTCTTGAGTTGCATATTTGGActgtaaaaaacataacaaattatgCTAATATTCTAAAATGCTAATGCATGTATGCAAACTTCACTAATATTTGCTAATATTATTACTAACAGACTGATGGGACTGGCTACCTTCAAATGAACTTTGTTTGATtaaaatttactttctctctctctctctctctctctctctgttggtggaattatcagttctttctctctctaaacaccTTGTCTTGAGACTATGAGTTTGTTTTCGATGAAGGTTTTAACTGCTCATGAAACCATGGAGATTTACAATAAGCTAAACTTTATATGAATGAAGTGTACATGACAAAAATGctatggatgatgatgataataataataataataataataataataataataataataataataataataataaataataataataataataataatgcaaacaaaTGCCAACGAAGCATGCAAAAAAGATACAGAAGGAACTCAGTTTTCCCCTAAAAATCATTTTTTGCCATCAGACATCACCATCTACTGTATACTTTTACAAAACCCTTCCCTAGGACACATATGTGAATTACATTGGTATTTACTTTCATAATGGTGCCATAATATCAATTACCTTATTAGTAACTTTCCCCTTATTTGGGTAGTCCTGTGAGGCACCTATTTTAATATCCATAACACACGGAAGAACCATTCCATAAGCCAAATCTTCAAGTATCAGGTGAGGTATACCTGCAAAAATTATACATTCCACTCATACAacaatgaataattcattttgttattcagaATTCTTTCAAATCTGTATACACAAATCCTTAAATGCATTAATAAATACTTGAGGTGCTCAACTAAAGAGGATGAGTCAGAAAGTGCCTtgttatacaaatacataagtCCAACACAGGTACTTACAGCTGCCGTCTTCCTTTTTAACTTCTTGACAGCCATAGTATTTTGGAATCAGGGTCATTAAAGCTACATCATCAGGTTTGGAAGATGACCTTACTTTCTCATAAAATTCCCTTTCATCCCGACAAACAGGGATTAGTTCTATTTTTacgggagaaaaaataaataggtatttAGGTACACCAATTTTATTATGCTGGTAATTCTTACCTCTTCACAAATATAGACAACTTATGAAACTCCATGATCACTCTAAGATGCACTAATTTCcagttattcatatataataatgtctATTTAAATCCAAAGATTTGCCATACCTTCACAATATGTTTCCTTCTCATTATCCTTCTTGATAGGCTGACTCAAAGAAGAGTCATAGGTAGGATTTGCATTAAGTTTCACTGGTTTCAAAATCTGTCCTTTCATGTTTTTCAATACACCTGTGGGAAAAAACATACTCCTGCATTCAGTTATCTAATTTTTagccttaaaaatatttaaaaacactgtAGTAACTTGAATAAACTGCATCTACTATAATTCATACACAGTACTGCATTTGTGGATACAATCCATATACATACTGATGTTCTGGATTTTGAAGGCTACTTCCTTTTTAAATAGGCTATCAGCGTAGTTTCAAGAATATGCacaaaattttgcaaattatCAAGCTACAAAATCTGCGGACAAAAGCAGTCTACAAGTTTATTAGTTTGAGAACCTCGAAGCTCAATTGTACAAAGTATCACATGGGTTATTAACAACATAGtgctataattttatttctgaactAGACTGTAATCCCACTGTAATCCCAAAATGCAAGCACTTTTTGAAGCAGTGTGAAAGGATATAGGCTACTGTATAACCTATCCATATATGTATCCCAGGCTCTTTCATGAAAATATCTtcatatcatttaaaaatatcaaacatgCAACCTCCACTTTCTAATATGGTACATAGTAAAATATCTGAGAATAAGGCAGGCAAGCTGACACCATTACATTTGGTAACCTTATTTATTCAAATGTCTATTAATGTACTTCTGAGAACTCATACTCACATGAAAGAGCACCATTGTGCCATCCTGCTACTTGGTGTTCACAAGGTACTAAGTCATCCATACTGTCCCAACTTGTATTTCATAGTCTGTTAGCACAAATACTGTACCAAACCCTGAAACAAAGTTGAAATTGTTTATGATTTCAGGAACTGAAAAATTTTGTAACAATACCTGTAATGCAAGAATGCCTACCCTACTGGGTTTTGTGAAAGACTGGGGATATTGTAAGTTTAAAGTTTATAATCCCATACTCTGCATGTCTGGTTACATTAACTGACGGCTGTTCATCCACATTATCCAACTTTAGGTTTAACAGAAAATCTAATCATACTAAACTTCTTataccaataaaatataaaattcaagatcACAAACATAACCAAGGCTAGCTAGCTGTGAAAGTTATTGCTCACTAAACTGACAGCATAATGGGCTTGAAGAGGTACTGTATTACACAacgtaaaattaatgataaagacAGTAGATATATGCTGGGAATACCAAAATCTAGTGCTAAAAAAACAGCCTGATGGTGGGAAAAGACAGCATAGGAGCATACCTAAGACAAGTGCTGGGAACAGCCAGTGCCGTGATAAGCACTGTGAGCAGAGTTCAAGCTCCTTATTCCACCACTCGTCTCTTTTGTTAACACAGTTCCTGACTGTACTGTGTCTTACTACCTCACTGTCATCTATAACAATTTCCCAAATGTCCACTTGTATTTAATGATGAGTCTAATCCCATTAACAACACCCTCACCTATGTTTTGAAGATGATCTCCaatactttcttatttttctttttatatgtcaATCAATCAAAATGCTGTCATCAATAAGACACCACAATTACAGCATTTATGGTAATATTTATGGTAATCATTTGACTGAAAAGCAGTATTAGCCTATACAGTACTGTGTGCATAAGTAATCTGAAAGCTGATGCATATCCGGtaagattttgtaaaaaataaagaaatctcgTTGCTAAACAAGCAGCTCAGAGGTAAGGGAAGATATTTTCATGAAACATATACAATGTACCTTCCCTCAGCAGCACACTTAAAAAACATCTTGTTACAGTTGCATGTAGCATATCAATGCAATATGTACATACAGTGTACAGTAACTAATTGTTCCTTCTTACAAATGTCTAAAAGATTTCCAATTCAAACCCTTTTGATAGTTTAACAATGGCTGACGATCAAAGTCTATTTGAGTGTTTCAAAAC
This genomic stretch from Macrobrachium rosenbergii isolate ZJJX-2024 chromosome 23, ASM4041242v1, whole genome shotgun sequence harbors:
- the Ipk2 gene encoding uncharacterized protein Ipk2 isoform X2: MAQWCSFMSMFFPTGVLKNMKGQILKPVKLNANPTYDSSLSQPIKKDNEKETYCEELIPVCRDEREFYEKVRSSSKPDDVALMTLIPKYYGCQEVKKEDGSCIPHLILEDLAYGMVLPCVMDIKIGASQDYPNKGKVTNKSKYATQDSYGFCLTGVRVFHPIKSQLTLDLRPDSCKQFTANEVFNALEVFIQQSFPFSKQLCESLIEGLLSVKNWILEQRSYTIRRGSILILYDAKDISDESPPASLATSFINGKDDQKQKPKLLKVKVKMIDFAHVFQAFGEQDNNYLVGLNKLIDFFSKFK
- the Ipk2 gene encoding uncharacterized protein Ipk2 isoform X1; the protein is MDDLVPCEHQVAGWHNGALSCVLKNMKGQILKPVKLNANPTYDSSLSQPIKKDNEKETYCEELIPVCRDEREFYEKVRSSSKPDDVALMTLIPKYYGCQEVKKEDGSCIPHLILEDLAYGMVLPCVMDIKIGASQDYPNKGKVTNKSKYATQDSYGFCLTGVRVFHPIKSQLTLDLRPDSCKQFTANEVFNALEVFIQQSFPFSKQLCESLIEGLLSVKNWILEQRSYTIRRGSILILYDAKDISDESPPASLATSFINGKDDQKQKPKLLKVKVKMIDFAHVFQAFGEQDNNYLVGLNKLIDFFSKFK